The DNA region TCTCGAAAAGTTTCGTTATACGCAAAACGGCCCCCGACGCTTTCGCACGGGGGCCGTTCGCTGGCCTAAACCAAATTAGTTAACGCTACCGCCAGCTGCAGCAATCTTCTCTGCTGCAGATGCCGACACCTTGTCAACTGAGATGTTCAGCTTGACCTGGATGTCACCGGTGCCGAGAACCTTCACGGGCTGGTTCTTGCGAACTGCGCCCTTTGCAACGAGGTCATCGATAGTCACGTCGCCACCCTGTGGGTAGAGCTCGGCGAGCTTCGCCAGGTTCACAACCTGGTACTCGGTGCGGAAGGGGTTCTTGAACCCGCGGAGCTTCGGGGTGCGCATGTGCAGTGGCATCTGCCCACCCTCAAAGCCAGCGCGAACCTGGTAGCGAGCCTTCGTACCCTTGGTACCGCGGCCTGCGGTCTTACCCTTCGAAGCTTCACCGCGACCAACACGGGTCTTGGTGGGCTTTGAGCCGGGTGCGGGACGGAGGTGGTGCATCTTCAAAAGCTGCACGTTCTGCTCCTCTGCCTGGGCGGCCTTCTTGGCCGCTGGCTTCTTCTCTTCGGTCATTAGTCGATCTCCTCAACTTCAACGAGGTGAGCAACAGTGCGCACGTAGCCGCGGTTTGCGAGGGTATCTTCGCGAA from Leucobacter sp. UCMA 4100 includes:
- the rplO gene encoding 50S ribosomal protein L15 — its product is MTEEKKPAAKKAAQAEEQNVQLLKMHHLRPAPGSKPTKTRVGRGEASKGKTAGRGTKGTKARYQVRAGFEGGQMPLHMRTPKLRGFKNPFRTEYQVVNLAKLAELYPQGGDVTIDDLVAKGAVRKNQPVKVLGTGDIQVKLNISVDKVSASAAEKIAAAGGSVN